The Arachis ipaensis cultivar K30076 chromosome B10, Araip1.1, whole genome shotgun sequence DNA window ATTTTTTTGGGGGGCAATAAGGATCAAAATCTAGACCTTTTGGTCATAGAAGCTCTAATACCAAGTCATGAAACTACTTATCCCAACAACTTAAACTATTAGGTAGAAGAACATAAATGATTATGTCTAAcaattaacaataattaacagaacaataaaatcaatatatacccaacaaataaaagaaaagccAACTACACAACAAAAAGGACAGGTAAGAACATACATCTACACCGCGAATCCCAAGGAAGAAAAATCGATAGGCAGCACCAGCCAGTAGATATGTAGCAAAAAGGCACACAACACTGAAACAAAATAGGATGAAACAATTATCAGTAATTTTTCCTGATAGAAGACCCTTGTGATAAGTCCAACAACCATGTAATATTAGAAACTTACACAATTGATAAGGTGCCAAACCACCCCAACCCTCCCCCATGAACATTTACAACTATGGCACAAGCAGATGGATGCTTTAGCTGTGTAGCCTGCTTAAGAAACAAGGTTATTAGATAGTAGAATAAAATATCAAACTTGTCAGTTAAGTACATTTTAAACAAAACAAGATTGAAGACTTCAGAAAGAGGTTGGTTATTTTGTTTGGTAAATACTACAAATGGTCCAAAAGGACCATGACAAGGTTGGAAACCAGAACCATAAAACAATGAATGAAATAAAAGGAAGCAATAAAAGATGTCACAGAAGAGAGTACTGACATAATTACAAGCTCCCAATCTCTGCAGAGTGTATGGTTCCTGCAAGCAGGGGATTGATAGTTCATAGATAATCAGTAATAGTATTAGCTATTAGGTCCataatatcaaatttgataattCAGTATccccaaaaaggaaaaaaagaaaaagaaaagaataaaaaccTTACTTTTACTCCATTATAATCACAAAGCACAGATACAGCTAGTGAACAATTGGTCTTAAGGCCACCACTTGACATTTTAACAATGACACCAGTGTGGGGATTTTTTTTATCTGCCATAAGAGTAACAATACAACCAAAGATATGTTCTTGTTATAATCAAATAGGAGCATCATCCCAAAACACAATTACATAATCTGAAGTAGTAACAATAACATACATAAAACACACAAGATCATGAATGAAGCACTagaaattaacaaagaaaattatgaGTTAAATTAGAAAACAAATAGAGAGAAGAGAATTGGACTAACCAATAACATCAACTTCTATTTGTGAGCCCCGTCCTAGAGTGGTGCATACATGATAACCTGCATTTTATCACTGTTAGAGGACATATATTCCCTCCTACTTCAATTTCCTTCTGAGAAATACCCAAAGAATAAACTCAAAATTGATACTCAATATTTACTATTTATAACCTATAACAACCTTTTCTACATAAAATGTTGTTTACAAACTAAAGCCCTTCTTGTAATAATAACTCCATCATGCAAAAGTTTTTAACAAAGAAAACACCCAAGTCATTCAAGAATGAAAACATTCTTTAAGATACTTCAATGACTAAATGTGATGGAGCATGTATGGATATCTAAAGCCAATTCAGCAATAACAACAGATATCAATATGCTAGATTGTAGTCTTTTAGTATTAAAAAATGCcatatgaaaaaaatttaaacaaaaaatactaaaacacTACTGCCTACTGCCTATTGAGAATCAGTTCATTCAAGCTGTTGGATGCTATAAATGCTCTCAAGATAACTGAAAGTACTTTTAAGTACTGATATGACAATAGAATTCTACCTCCAATGTTATTTGATACAAGTGCATTGCACTCCATCCCACATCGCGCTGGTCCTCCACATTCCTAAAACATATAACAAACATAAGTGAGCCGAAAATATCATAAGAATGTTGtaataatagtaaaaaatattttaatcaccGATACGTTCTAACATGCCATGTCAACTTTTGAAGTAGCAGTATTTTTATGGGAACAGCAAACACTGACCACTAGCACATGCCAACAGCTTCCTAATATATTAGCAAAATAAATCAAATAGAATTCCCTTTCAGCTTCATTTTATAACATTTACGGATGTACAGTGATACAAATCATGCTATACTGAAAGGTTACTAACTAGGATAATAAATGAATCTTCTGCAGCCATAATTCTTTTGTAATATTTGTTGTTAGGTTTCTTTGGTCTACGTGTATATCCATGAAAGAGGAAGTATGGGTGTACAAGATCTTCAGATATACTATTGTATTGAATTGATTTCCTACACACTGAGCTCTAAAACAGTGAATTGATTTTTCTTCCACATTTTGTCAAGGAAGCTTAAGAAAGATGGACAAAAATGCAAAGGAAATTTATTCAATGAGAAGAAAACCCTACTGAAAAGCAAGAACAAATCAGTTGAGATTTACTGCGAAGTGCGAACAACAAATATATACAACTGCTACAATTTGGACAACTATTcctttataaaattatttatttcatgttatgagATCATTATAGAACATGATCATAGTTCACAATACATCAACCCTGTACAGGTATCAGCACAACCCAGAATCTCAGTTACTATATCGAAGAAATTGCTTTGCAAAAAAAAATGAGACATATTTACCCAGCAGTCAGCACATATTGGAGGATCATGATTGAAAACCATTTCATCGCAAAGCTGCTCAGACAATCAATAAACAAAACTCAATTATTGATCCATCCAGACAGAAGTTACTATTGCCAACTAAAGCAGATGCCATGCTTTGCTAATCCAGCTAAAGTGCATAGTTAGTTACAATTAAAGTTTCATCTAACAGAGTCACTGAGTCAGTATACCATTCTGTCTGATAACGATGACCATACTAAAGGATCCTTTTGGCAGGTAAAATACTTAATATGTTTTGTTAATAAGGAATCTAAAACCAGATATTTGTTAGCTTTCAATGTATTTA harbors:
- the LOC107623898 gene encoding uncharacterized protein LOC107623898 isoform X2, whose product is MVAAVCRFGRTAFLLITITFCLSVLQPFANARCDYTFNDGNKLYNYTLSSPIRHFPHGILSEDGFYKVSVNESTLWFQECGGPARCGMECNALVSNNIGGYHVCTTLGRGSQIEVDVIDKKNPHTGVIVKMSSGGLKTNCSLAVSVLCDYNGVKEPYTLQRLGACNYATQLKHPSACAIVVNVHGGGLGWFGTLSIVVVCLFATYLLAGAAYRFFFLGIRGVDAIPNVDFWASLPRRIQIWFSSLVRRFKGPSEGYRSSYSPVNF
- the LOC107623898 gene encoding uncharacterized protein LOC107623898 isoform X1 — encoded protein: MVAAVCRFGRTAFLLITITFCLSVLQPFANARCDYTFNDGNKLYNYTLSSPIRHFPHGILSEDGFYKVSVNESTLWFQLCDEMVFNHDPPICADCWECGGPARCGMECNALVSNNIGGYHVCTTLGRGSQIEVDVIDKKNPHTGVIVKMSSGGLKTNCSLAVSVLCDYNGVKEPYTLQRLGACNYATQLKHPSACAIVVNVHGGGLGWFGTLSIVVVCLFATYLLAGAAYRFFFLGIRGVDAIPNVDFWASLPRRIQIWFSSLVRRFKGPSEGYRSSYSPVNF
- the LOC107623898 gene encoding uncharacterized protein LOC107623898 isoform X3, translating into MKLVVTGDTKRFYKVSVNESTLWFQLCDEMVFNHDPPICADCWECGGPARCGMECNALVSNNIGGYHVCTTLGRGSQIEVDVIDKKNPHTGVIVKMSSGGLKTNCSLAVSVLCDYNGVKEPYTLQRLGACNYATQLKHPSACAIVVNVHGGGLGWFGTLSIVVVCLFATYLLAGAAYRFFFLGIRGVDAIPNVDFWASLPRRIQIWFSSLVRRFKGPSEGYRSSYSPVNF